Below is a genomic region from Actinomadura sp. NAK00032.
GGCCCGCAGCGGCCAGGAGTGTAGGAGGCCGAGATGGAGGAGACGCGGATCGCGGCGGCGGGGCGAGCGTTCGCCGCGACGACCCTCGACGAGCCGTCCGGGGCGGCGCACCCCCGGGTGGTGCTCACTCCGGTGCCGGAGGCCCGGACGTCCGGCGAGGCGCTGCCGCGCACGATGCGGATCGTGGTCACCGGGGCCGCGGCCCTGGTGATCGCGGCCGAGCTGCGCCACCGGCCGGACGCCCGGCCCGCCGTCCTCTGCGCGGCGGCCGCGCTCGCCGCGGCCGCCGCTCCGTGGCGGCGCTGACGCGGAACCGGTCGTTCGCACGAACGAGGATGTTTCCAGCGGTATTGGGGCGGCTGCGCAGAAAGTTCGCCAAACTCGGCTAAACCGGTGGCGGATTTCGTCAACGGCGTCCACTATGGGGTTCCGCACGGCACGCGTGGCATTCCCGCGTGCCCGCGCCCATCGAACCGACTCGCCGGAGTGATCGTATGCCCGCTCGACCCTGGACCCCCGAGGACCTTGGGCGTCCCACGGACGGGACATGGGCCGATGTCGCCTTCGGCCTGGGGGAGATGTACGAGCACGAGGGCGACCTGGAGCAGGCCGCCGGCTGGTACCGGCGGGCCGCCGAGTCCGGCTGCGCCGACGCCGCGCTGCGCCTCGGCGCCGTGCTGGGGCGGCTGGCCGACGCCGGGACCGCCGGCGACGCGGCCGGGGAGCTGATCGCCGAGGCCGCCCGCTGGCTCAGCGGCGCCCTCGACACCACCAGCCCGGACGCCATCGAGCTCATCACCGACATGCTCAACCGGCAGCTGCGGCAGGCCGCGCGCCGCGGGCTGGAGCCCGCCCCGGCGGGCTGACCCCCTCCGGACGCCGCCCGGTCGGTATGAACCGAACCGCTTCGCCCGTCGTCGGACTCCATGAGATCGACGACGGCGGAGGGTGGACGAGTTGAGCGGCGAGGAGCCCGGGTACGTGCCCCCGGACCACAAGACGACCGCCGAGTTCCGTGTCCCCGGCGGCCCGGCCGCGCGGGACGCGGGGACGGGCGGCGATGCCACCCTCGTCGACGAACCCGCGGACGGCCCGGCGGACTCGACGGTCCAGGACGTCCCGGTGGAGGAGCTGGCCGGTGCTCCGGACGTCACCCTCGGCGACCTCCCGGAAGACGACCCCGAGGACGATCCGGAAGACGACCCCGAGGACGATCCCGAAGCGACGTCGCGGGATCTCGCCGCCGAGGGCCCGGGCGTGACGTCCCGCGATGAGCCGGCGAAGGCGTCCGCGACCGTCTCCGACATCCGGCTCGAAGAGCACGCCCCGCCTCGGGAGGAGCCGGCACGGCCGGCGCCCCCGGCTCCGCCCGTGCCGCTCATGCGGGAGATGCCGTGGACGGAGCAGTTCGGCGCGGAGCAGGAGACGGCGGCTTCAGGCGCGGGCGATCCGGCGGCCGCCTTCGCCATGCCGGCACCGGACCTCGCCGGGACCGGCCCCCAGCCCGACGCGACCGCCCCGGCGGGGCCGGCCGGGGGAGTGCCGGCGGGGGGAGTGCCGCCGGCGCGCTCCAGGCGTCCGATGATCCTGATCGCCGTGGTCGGCGCCGTGGTGCTGCTGGCCGCCGCGGCGCTCGTGGTGCTCCTGTTCTCGGGGAGCGACTCGAAGGACGAGGAGGCCGCCCCGAAGCCGGCGTCTCCGGCGGCGTCCGCCCCCGCGACCGGCGGCCCGGCTCCGGTGCCGTCGTCCGGCGCGCCCTCCCCGGGCAAGACGCCGCCCGCGGCGCCGCCCGCGAACGGTCGGCCGCCCGCGGGGCAGCCCAGCGGGCCGCCGCCGGTGACCACCGTCCCGATCGGCCCGCTCGTCCGCGGCGACGGGATCACCTACCAGCTCGTCCAGCAGGACGAGGGGTACTTCGAAGGCAA
It encodes:
- a CDS encoding SEL1-like repeat protein, with product MPARPWTPEDLGRPTDGTWADVAFGLGEMYEHEGDLEQAAGWYRRAAESGCADAALRLGAVLGRLADAGTAGDAAGELIAEAARWLSGALDTTSPDAIELITDMLNRQLRQAARRGLEPAPAG
- a CDS encoding cellulose binding domain-containing protein, with the protein product MDELSGEEPGYVPPDHKTTAEFRVPGGPAARDAGTGGDATLVDEPADGPADSTVQDVPVEELAGAPDVTLGDLPEDDPEDDPEDDPEDDPEATSRDLAAEGPGVTSRDEPAKASATVSDIRLEEHAPPREEPARPAPPAPPVPLMREMPWTEQFGAEQETAASGAGDPAAAFAMPAPDLAGTGPQPDATAPAGPAGGVPAGGVPPARSRRPMILIAVVGAVVLLAAAALVVLLFSGSDSKDEEAAPKPASPAASAPATGGPAPVPSSGAPSPGKTPPAAPPANGRPPAGQPSGPPPVTTVPIGPLVRGDGITYQLVQQDEGYFEGKMVITNRTGRPMRTWTLTFSAPGADVKNIWGAALVHGGTEVEIRNLDGARAIPPGGTWEIQYGAAGRASTPRGCELNGEACGL